In Rhodothermales bacterium, a single genomic region encodes these proteins:
- a CDS encoding adenylosuccinate synthase — protein MPITVVIGSQWGDEGKGKIVDLLSHEIDIVARYQGGANAGHTIMWGDKTFVLHLVPSGIFHEGVSCVVGNGVVIDPGALIDEIRMIRELGYEVDGRLFISHNAHLIMPYHKKVEEASERARDAGAIGTTGRGIGPAYMDKFARTGIRVVDLLDRDVLRKKLTIAIEEKNAILKGIYGAAELDVDAIIEECVEFDQLIDPYVTDTSHYLGQALKDGKRILAEGAQGSLLDVDFGTYPFVTSSHPTVGGCCTGLGVPPTEIERVIGIVKAYSTRVGNGPFPTELEDASGDVLRKVGREFGATTGRPRRCGWLDLVALRYTSMINGFTDLAITKLDVLTGMSEIMVCTAYEIEGKETQRFPSEVQTLEKVRPIYKSFPGWDEDITAARSYEDLPAQAQTYLEFISSFLDVPIRTISTGPKRAQTIVRDLAEIVSPV, from the coding sequence ATGCCAATTACGGTTGTCATAGGAAGTCAGTGGGGCGACGAAGGCAAAGGAAAAATCGTCGACCTGCTGAGTCACGAGATCGACATTGTCGCCAGGTATCAGGGGGGCGCTAACGCCGGCCATACCATCATGTGGGGCGACAAGACATTCGTTCTCCACCTCGTTCCAAGCGGGATCTTTCATGAAGGCGTGAGCTGCGTCGTCGGTAACGGGGTGGTGATTGACCCGGGCGCCCTCATTGACGAAATCAGAATGATTCGCGAGCTGGGCTACGAAGTCGACGGGCGGCTCTTCATCTCGCATAATGCCCACCTCATTATGCCGTATCACAAGAAGGTAGAGGAGGCCAGTGAACGTGCACGAGATGCCGGCGCAATCGGCACCACGGGCCGGGGAATAGGGCCTGCCTACATGGACAAGTTCGCCCGCACCGGTATACGCGTGGTCGACTTGCTGGACCGCGACGTGCTCAGGAAGAAACTGACGATCGCCATTGAAGAGAAGAACGCAATTCTGAAGGGAATCTACGGGGCCGCCGAGCTGGACGTTGATGCCATCATCGAAGAGTGCGTAGAGTTTGACCAGCTGATCGACCCCTACGTCACCGATACAAGTCACTACCTCGGTCAGGCGCTGAAAGACGGCAAGCGCATTCTGGCCGAAGGGGCGCAGGGCTCCCTGCTGGATGTCGATTTCGGGACCTATCCCTTCGTGACGTCAAGCCATCCGACTGTTGGAGGATGTTGCACAGGACTTGGTGTCCCACCCACTGAGATCGAACGTGTGATCGGCATCGTGAAGGCGTACTCGACGCGAGTGGGGAATGGCCCGTTCCCAACAGAACTTGAAGATGCTTCGGGAGATGTGCTGCGCAAGGTGGGAAGAGAGTTCGGCGCCACGACCGGCCGACCGAGGCGGTGTGGTTGGCTCGACCTTGTTGCGCTTCGCTACACGAGCATGATCAACGGATTCACGGACCTGGCGATCACGAAGCTGGACGTGCTGACAGGTATGTCCGAGATCATGGTCTGTACGGCCTATGAGATCGAGGGCAAAGAGACCCAGCGCTTTCCCAGCGAGGTGCAGACGCTCGAGAAAGTTCGTCCGATCTACAAGTCGTTTCCAGGCTGGGATGAAGATATCACCGCTGCGCGGAGTTACGAAGATCTACCGGCACAGGCGCAGACCTACCTGGAATTCATATCCAGCTTCCTGGATGTACCGATTCGCACGATCTCCACCGGCCCGAAGCGAGCGCAAACCATTGTGCGAGATCTCGCTGAGATCGTGTCGCCGGTCTGA
- a CDS encoding STAS domain-containing protein, with protein MNYNVDERYNAVVITLKGNVMGGPDGADLHNTLHELREKGQNNVVIDLSKTKFMNSSGLGMLISGMTTMRNAGGDLRLANVADRIQSLLIVTKLITVFKHYPSVKDAVASYEEETPAK; from the coding sequence ATGAACTACAACGTCGACGAGCGCTATAACGCGGTTGTCATTACGCTCAAGGGCAACGTCATGGGCGGTCCCGATGGCGCGGACCTCCATAACACACTCCACGAGCTGCGAGAGAAAGGACAGAACAACGTGGTCATTGATCTCTCGAAAACGAAGTTCATGAACTCGAGCGGCCTGGGCATGTTGATCAGCGGCATGACCACGATGCGCAACGCCGGAGGCGACCTGCGCCTCGCGAATGTTGCCGACCGAATCCAGTCGCTCCTGATTGTGACTAAACTCATCACGGTGTTCAAACACTATCCGTCTGTCAAAGACGCCGTGGCTAGCTATGAGGAGGAGACCCCGGCGAAATAG